The following are from one region of the Bos mutus isolate GX-2022 chromosome 18, NWIPB_WYAK_1.1, whole genome shotgun sequence genome:
- the SHISA7 gene encoding protein shisa-7 isoform X4: MPALLLLGTLLFLASTTGQAGARPSNATSAEPPGPLPALLAHLRRLTGALTGGGGAAGPGANGTRASTQSSAGAAARAPPPAELCHGYYDVMGQYDATFNCSTGSYRFCCGTCHYRFCCEHRHMRLAQASCSNYDTPRWATTPPPLAGGAGGAGGAGGGPGPGQAGWLEGGRAGGAGGRGGEGPGGSTAYVVCGVISFALAVGVGAKVAFSKASRAPRAHREINVPRALVDILRHQAGPGARPDRARSSSLTTGVGGPDSMPPRTPKNLYNPVKPSNLDNLHNYLHLSVNSPKHHAATLDWPGLTPAVPSAPDWRAIPPPSPSLRYSTLSCSRSFHNLSHLPPSYEAAVKSELNRYSSLKRLAEKDLDEAYLKRRHLAEVPRGTLPLHALRRPGTGGGYRMDGWGGPEELGLAPAPHPRRVMSQEHLLGDGGRSRYEFTLPRARLVSQEHLLLSSPEALRQSREHLLSPPRSPALPPEPSARASLAASHSNLLLGPGGPPTPLHGLPPPPGLHAHHHHALHGSPQPAWMSDAGGGGGTLARRPPFQRQGTLEQLQFIPGHHLPQHLRTASKNEVTV; this comes from the exons ATGCCGGCCCTCCTGCTCCTCGGGACCCTCCTGTTCCTGGCCTCGACTACCGGCCAGGCTGGGGCGCGTCCGTCCAACGCCACGAGCGCCGAGCCCCCGGGTCCGCTGCCCGCTCTGCTGGCGCACCTGCGGCGCCTGACCGGGGCGCTGACGGGCGGCGGGGGAGCAGCGGGCCCGGGGGCCAACGGCACCAGAGCCAGCACCCAGAGCTCGGCGGGCGCGGCCGCACGTGCGCCCCCTCCGGCCGAGCTGTGCCACGGCTACTACGACGTCATGGGCCAGTACGACGCCACCTTCAACTGCAGCACCGGCTCCTACCGCTTCTGCTGCGGCACCTGCCACTACCGCTTCTGCTGCGAACACCGCCACATGCGCCTGGCGCAGGCCTCCTGCTCCAACTACGACACGCCGCGCTGGGCCACCACGCCGCCGCCGCTGGCCGGGGGCGCCGGGGGCGCCGGGGGTGCGGGCGGGGGTCCTGGGCCCGGCCAGGCCGGCTGGCTGGAAGGGGGCCGGGCGGGGGGTGCTGGGGGGCGTGGGGGCGAGGGCCCAGGGGGCAGCACGGCCTACGTGGTGTGCGGGGTCATCAGCTTCGCCCTGGCCGTGGGCGTCGGCGCTAAAGTGGCCTTCAGCAAGGCGTCCCGTGCGCCCAGGGCGCACCGGGAGATCAACGTGCCCAG GGCTCTGGTGGACATTCTGAGACATCAGGCGGGGCCCGGGGCCCGCCCGGACAGGGCACGAAGCAGCTCCCTAACCACAGGGGTCGGAGGCCCGGACAGCATGCCGCCGAGGACGCCCAAGAACCTCTACAACCCCGTGAAGCCGTCCAATCTCG ATAACCTGCACAACTACCTGCACCTCAGCGTCAACAGCCCCAAACACCACGCTGCCACTCTGG ACTGGCCTGGACTGACCCCGGCCGTGCCCTCTGCCCCAGACTGGAGGGCCATCCCGCCGCCCAGCCCCTCCTTGCGCTACTCCACGCTGTCCTGCTCGCGGTCCTTCCACAACCTCTCGCATCTGCCCCCGTCCTACGAGGCCGCCGTGAAATCGGAGCTCAACCGCTACTCCTCTCTCAAGAGGCTTG CCGAGAAGGACCTGGACGAGGCCTACCTGAAGCGCCGGCACCTGGCGGAGGTGCCCCGTGGGACGCTGCCCCTGCACGCGCTGCGGCGACCCGGCACGGGGGGCGGCTACCGCATGGATGGCTGGGGCGGCCCCGAGGAGCTGGGCCTGGCTCCCGCGCCCCACCCTCGGCGCGTCATGTCCCAGGAGCACCTGCTGGGCGACGGGGGCCGGTCGCGCTACGAGTTCACGCTGCCGCGCGCGCGCCTCGTGTCCCAGGAGCATCTCCTCCTGTCGTCGCCCGAGGCCCTGCGCCAGAGCCGCGAGCACCTCCTGTCGCCGCCGCGCAGCCCCGCGCTGCCCCCCGAGCCCTCCGCGCGAGCCAGCCTGGCCGCCTCCCACTCCAACCTGCTGCTGGGGCCCGGGGGACCCCCCACGCCGCTGCACGGCCTGCCGCCGCCACCCGGACTGCACGCGCACCACCACCACGCCCTGCACGGCTCGCCGCAGCCCGCCTGGATGTCAGACgccggcgggggtgggggcacgCTGGCCCGCAGGCCGCCCTTCCAGCGCCAGGGCACGCTGGAGCAGCTGCAGTTCATCCCCGGCCATCACCTGCCCCAACACCTCCGCACGGCCAGCAAGAACGAGGTGACTGTCTGA
- the SHISA7 gene encoding protein shisa-7 isoform X3 has product MSPAFPPPGSCPPAPRASVFPWAAFLILSCHHLHISAPLAPFFRAPFQPRFAPQPGCPGRAPARPMPALLLLGTLLFLASTTGQAGARPSNATSAEPPGPLPALLAHLRRLTGALTGGGGAAGPGANGTRASTQSSAGAAARAPPPAELCHGYYDVMGQYDATFNCSTGSYRFCCGTCHYRFCCEHRHMRLAQASCSNYDTPRWATTPPPLAGGAGGAGGAGGGPGPGQAGWLEGGRAGGAGGRGGEGPGGSTAYVVCGVISFALAVGVGAKVAFSKASRAPRAHREINVPRALVDILRHQAGPGARPDRARSSSLTTGVGGPDSMPPRTPKNLYNPVKPSNLDWRAIPPPSPSLRYSTLSCSRSFHNLSHLPPSYEAAVKSELNRYSSLKRLAEKDLDEAYLKRRHLAEVPRGTLPLHALRRPGTGGGYRMDGWGGPEELGLAPAPHPRRVMSQEHLLGDGGRSRYEFTLPRARLVSQEHLLLSSPEALRQSREHLLSPPRSPALPPEPSARASLAASHSNLLLGPGGPPTPLHGLPPPPGLHAHHHHALHGSPQPAWMSDAGGGGGTLARRPPFQRQGTLEQLQFIPGHHLPQHLRTASKNEVTV; this is encoded by the exons ATGTCCCCCGCTTTTCCGCCTCCTGGCTCCTGCCCGCCCGCTCCCCGTGCTTCTGTCTTCCCTTGGGCTGCCTTCCTCATCCTTTCCTGCCACCATCTCCACATTTCTGCACCTCTGGCGCCTTTCTTCCGTGCACCGTTCCAGCCTCGGTTCGCCCCCCAGCCTGGCTGCCCCGGCCGAGCTCCTGCGCGCCCCATGCCGGCCCTCCTGCTCCTCGGGACCCTCCTGTTCCTGGCCTCGACTACCGGCCAGGCTGGGGCGCGTCCGTCCAACGCCACGAGCGCCGAGCCCCCGGGTCCGCTGCCCGCTCTGCTGGCGCACCTGCGGCGCCTGACCGGGGCGCTGACGGGCGGCGGGGGAGCAGCGGGCCCGGGGGCCAACGGCACCAGAGCCAGCACCCAGAGCTCGGCGGGCGCGGCCGCACGTGCGCCCCCTCCGGCCGAGCTGTGCCACGGCTACTACGACGTCATGGGCCAGTACGACGCCACCTTCAACTGCAGCACCGGCTCCTACCGCTTCTGCTGCGGCACCTGCCACTACCGCTTCTGCTGCGAACACCGCCACATGCGCCTGGCGCAGGCCTCCTGCTCCAACTACGACACGCCGCGCTGGGCCACCACGCCGCCGCCGCTGGCCGGGGGCGCCGGGGGCGCCGGGGGTGCGGGCGGGGGTCCTGGGCCCGGCCAGGCCGGCTGGCTGGAAGGGGGCCGGGCGGGGGGTGCTGGGGGGCGTGGGGGCGAGGGCCCAGGGGGCAGCACGGCCTACGTGGTGTGCGGGGTCATCAGCTTCGCCCTGGCCGTGGGCGTCGGCGCTAAAGTGGCCTTCAGCAAGGCGTCCCGTGCGCCCAGGGCGCACCGGGAGATCAACGTGCCCAG GGCTCTGGTGGACATTCTGAGACATCAGGCGGGGCCCGGGGCCCGCCCGGACAGGGCACGAAGCAGCTCCCTAACCACAGGGGTCGGAGGCCCGGACAGCATGCCGCCGAGGACGCCCAAGAACCTCTACAACCCCGTGAAGCCGTCCAATCTCG ACTGGAGGGCCATCCCGCCGCCCAGCCCCTCCTTGCGCTACTCCACGCTGTCCTGCTCGCGGTCCTTCCACAACCTCTCGCATCTGCCCCCGTCCTACGAGGCCGCCGTGAAATCGGAGCTCAACCGCTACTCCTCTCTCAAGAGGCTTG CCGAGAAGGACCTGGACGAGGCCTACCTGAAGCGCCGGCACCTGGCGGAGGTGCCCCGTGGGACGCTGCCCCTGCACGCGCTGCGGCGACCCGGCACGGGGGGCGGCTACCGCATGGATGGCTGGGGCGGCCCCGAGGAGCTGGGCCTGGCTCCCGCGCCCCACCCTCGGCGCGTCATGTCCCAGGAGCACCTGCTGGGCGACGGGGGCCGGTCGCGCTACGAGTTCACGCTGCCGCGCGCGCGCCTCGTGTCCCAGGAGCATCTCCTCCTGTCGTCGCCCGAGGCCCTGCGCCAGAGCCGCGAGCACCTCCTGTCGCCGCCGCGCAGCCCCGCGCTGCCCCCCGAGCCCTCCGCGCGAGCCAGCCTGGCCGCCTCCCACTCCAACCTGCTGCTGGGGCCCGGGGGACCCCCCACGCCGCTGCACGGCCTGCCGCCGCCACCCGGACTGCACGCGCACCACCACCACGCCCTGCACGGCTCGCCGCAGCCCGCCTGGATGTCAGACgccggcgggggtgggggcacgCTGGCCCGCAGGCCGCCCTTCCAGCGCCAGGGCACGCTGGAGCAGCTGCAGTTCATCCCCGGCCATCACCTGCCCCAACACCTCCGCACGGCCAGCAAGAACGAGGTGACTGTCTGA
- the SHISA7 gene encoding protein shisa-7 isoform X1, translated as MSPAFPPPGSCPPAPRASVFPWAAFLILSCHHLHISAPLAPFFRAPFQPRFAPQPGCPGRAPARPMPALLLLGTLLFLASTTGQAGARPSNATSAEPPGPLPALLAHLRRLTGALTGGGGAAGPGANGTRASTQSSAGAAARAPPPAELCHGYYDVMGQYDATFNCSTGSYRFCCGTCHYRFCCEHRHMRLAQASCSNYDTPRWATTPPPLAGGAGGAGGAGGGPGPGQAGWLEGGRAGGAGGRGGEGPGGSTAYVVCGVISFALAVGVGAKVAFSKASRAPRAHREINVPRALVDILRHQAGPGARPDRARSSSLTTGVGGPDSMPPRTPKNLYNPVKPSNLDNLHNYLHLSVNSPKHHAATLDWPGLTPAVPSAPDWRAIPPPSPSLRYSTLSCSRSFHNLSHLPPSYEAAVKSELNRYSSLKRLAEKDLDEAYLKRRHLAEVPRGTLPLHALRRPGTGGGYRMDGWGGPEELGLAPAPHPRRVMSQEHLLGDGGRSRYEFTLPRARLVSQEHLLLSSPEALRQSREHLLSPPRSPALPPEPSARASLAASHSNLLLGPGGPPTPLHGLPPPPGLHAHHHHALHGSPQPAWMSDAGGGGGTLARRPPFQRQGTLEQLQFIPGHHLPQHLRTASKNEVTV; from the exons ATGTCCCCCGCTTTTCCGCCTCCTGGCTCCTGCCCGCCCGCTCCCCGTGCTTCTGTCTTCCCTTGGGCTGCCTTCCTCATCCTTTCCTGCCACCATCTCCACATTTCTGCACCTCTGGCGCCTTTCTTCCGTGCACCGTTCCAGCCTCGGTTCGCCCCCCAGCCTGGCTGCCCCGGCCGAGCTCCTGCGCGCCCCATGCCGGCCCTCCTGCTCCTCGGGACCCTCCTGTTCCTGGCCTCGACTACCGGCCAGGCTGGGGCGCGTCCGTCCAACGCCACGAGCGCCGAGCCCCCGGGTCCGCTGCCCGCTCTGCTGGCGCACCTGCGGCGCCTGACCGGGGCGCTGACGGGCGGCGGGGGAGCAGCGGGCCCGGGGGCCAACGGCACCAGAGCCAGCACCCAGAGCTCGGCGGGCGCGGCCGCACGTGCGCCCCCTCCGGCCGAGCTGTGCCACGGCTACTACGACGTCATGGGCCAGTACGACGCCACCTTCAACTGCAGCACCGGCTCCTACCGCTTCTGCTGCGGCACCTGCCACTACCGCTTCTGCTGCGAACACCGCCACATGCGCCTGGCGCAGGCCTCCTGCTCCAACTACGACACGCCGCGCTGGGCCACCACGCCGCCGCCGCTGGCCGGGGGCGCCGGGGGCGCCGGGGGTGCGGGCGGGGGTCCTGGGCCCGGCCAGGCCGGCTGGCTGGAAGGGGGCCGGGCGGGGGGTGCTGGGGGGCGTGGGGGCGAGGGCCCAGGGGGCAGCACGGCCTACGTGGTGTGCGGGGTCATCAGCTTCGCCCTGGCCGTGGGCGTCGGCGCTAAAGTGGCCTTCAGCAAGGCGTCCCGTGCGCCCAGGGCGCACCGGGAGATCAACGTGCCCAG GGCTCTGGTGGACATTCTGAGACATCAGGCGGGGCCCGGGGCCCGCCCGGACAGGGCACGAAGCAGCTCCCTAACCACAGGGGTCGGAGGCCCGGACAGCATGCCGCCGAGGACGCCCAAGAACCTCTACAACCCCGTGAAGCCGTCCAATCTCG ATAACCTGCACAACTACCTGCACCTCAGCGTCAACAGCCCCAAACACCACGCTGCCACTCTGG ACTGGCCTGGACTGACCCCGGCCGTGCCCTCTGCCCCAGACTGGAGGGCCATCCCGCCGCCCAGCCCCTCCTTGCGCTACTCCACGCTGTCCTGCTCGCGGTCCTTCCACAACCTCTCGCATCTGCCCCCGTCCTACGAGGCCGCCGTGAAATCGGAGCTCAACCGCTACTCCTCTCTCAAGAGGCTTG CCGAGAAGGACCTGGACGAGGCCTACCTGAAGCGCCGGCACCTGGCGGAGGTGCCCCGTGGGACGCTGCCCCTGCACGCGCTGCGGCGACCCGGCACGGGGGGCGGCTACCGCATGGATGGCTGGGGCGGCCCCGAGGAGCTGGGCCTGGCTCCCGCGCCCCACCCTCGGCGCGTCATGTCCCAGGAGCACCTGCTGGGCGACGGGGGCCGGTCGCGCTACGAGTTCACGCTGCCGCGCGCGCGCCTCGTGTCCCAGGAGCATCTCCTCCTGTCGTCGCCCGAGGCCCTGCGCCAGAGCCGCGAGCACCTCCTGTCGCCGCCGCGCAGCCCCGCGCTGCCCCCCGAGCCCTCCGCGCGAGCCAGCCTGGCCGCCTCCCACTCCAACCTGCTGCTGGGGCCCGGGGGACCCCCCACGCCGCTGCACGGCCTGCCGCCGCCACCCGGACTGCACGCGCACCACCACCACGCCCTGCACGGCTCGCCGCAGCCCGCCTGGATGTCAGACgccggcgggggtgggggcacgCTGGCCCGCAGGCCGCCCTTCCAGCGCCAGGGCACGCTGGAGCAGCTGCAGTTCATCCCCGGCCATCACCTGCCCCAACACCTCCGCACGGCCAGCAAGAACGAGGTGACTGTCTGA
- the SHISA7 gene encoding protein shisa-7 isoform X2 — protein sequence MSPAFPPPGSCPPAPRASVFPWAAFLILSCHHLHISAPLAPFFRAPFQPRFAPQPGCPGRAPARPMPALLLLGTLLFLASTTGQAGARPSNATSAEPPGPLPALLAHLRRLTGALTGGGGAAGPGANGTRASTQSSAGAAARAPPPAELCHGYYDVMGQYDATFNCSTGSYRFCCGTCHYRFCCEHRHMRLAQASCSNYDTPRWATTPPPLAGGAGGAGGAGGGPGPGQAGWLEGGRAGGAGGRGGEGPGGSTAYVVCGVISFALAVGVGAKVAFSKASRAPRAHREINVPRALVDILRHQAGPGARPDRARSSSLTTGVGGPDSMPPRTPKNLYNPVKPSNLDNLHNYLHLSVNSPKHHAATLDWRAIPPPSPSLRYSTLSCSRSFHNLSHLPPSYEAAVKSELNRYSSLKRLAEKDLDEAYLKRRHLAEVPRGTLPLHALRRPGTGGGYRMDGWGGPEELGLAPAPHPRRVMSQEHLLGDGGRSRYEFTLPRARLVSQEHLLLSSPEALRQSREHLLSPPRSPALPPEPSARASLAASHSNLLLGPGGPPTPLHGLPPPPGLHAHHHHALHGSPQPAWMSDAGGGGGTLARRPPFQRQGTLEQLQFIPGHHLPQHLRTASKNEVTV from the exons ATGTCCCCCGCTTTTCCGCCTCCTGGCTCCTGCCCGCCCGCTCCCCGTGCTTCTGTCTTCCCTTGGGCTGCCTTCCTCATCCTTTCCTGCCACCATCTCCACATTTCTGCACCTCTGGCGCCTTTCTTCCGTGCACCGTTCCAGCCTCGGTTCGCCCCCCAGCCTGGCTGCCCCGGCCGAGCTCCTGCGCGCCCCATGCCGGCCCTCCTGCTCCTCGGGACCCTCCTGTTCCTGGCCTCGACTACCGGCCAGGCTGGGGCGCGTCCGTCCAACGCCACGAGCGCCGAGCCCCCGGGTCCGCTGCCCGCTCTGCTGGCGCACCTGCGGCGCCTGACCGGGGCGCTGACGGGCGGCGGGGGAGCAGCGGGCCCGGGGGCCAACGGCACCAGAGCCAGCACCCAGAGCTCGGCGGGCGCGGCCGCACGTGCGCCCCCTCCGGCCGAGCTGTGCCACGGCTACTACGACGTCATGGGCCAGTACGACGCCACCTTCAACTGCAGCACCGGCTCCTACCGCTTCTGCTGCGGCACCTGCCACTACCGCTTCTGCTGCGAACACCGCCACATGCGCCTGGCGCAGGCCTCCTGCTCCAACTACGACACGCCGCGCTGGGCCACCACGCCGCCGCCGCTGGCCGGGGGCGCCGGGGGCGCCGGGGGTGCGGGCGGGGGTCCTGGGCCCGGCCAGGCCGGCTGGCTGGAAGGGGGCCGGGCGGGGGGTGCTGGGGGGCGTGGGGGCGAGGGCCCAGGGGGCAGCACGGCCTACGTGGTGTGCGGGGTCATCAGCTTCGCCCTGGCCGTGGGCGTCGGCGCTAAAGTGGCCTTCAGCAAGGCGTCCCGTGCGCCCAGGGCGCACCGGGAGATCAACGTGCCCAG GGCTCTGGTGGACATTCTGAGACATCAGGCGGGGCCCGGGGCCCGCCCGGACAGGGCACGAAGCAGCTCCCTAACCACAGGGGTCGGAGGCCCGGACAGCATGCCGCCGAGGACGCCCAAGAACCTCTACAACCCCGTGAAGCCGTCCAATCTCG ATAACCTGCACAACTACCTGCACCTCAGCGTCAACAGCCCCAAACACCACGCTGCCACTCTGG ACTGGAGGGCCATCCCGCCGCCCAGCCCCTCCTTGCGCTACTCCACGCTGTCCTGCTCGCGGTCCTTCCACAACCTCTCGCATCTGCCCCCGTCCTACGAGGCCGCCGTGAAATCGGAGCTCAACCGCTACTCCTCTCTCAAGAGGCTTG CCGAGAAGGACCTGGACGAGGCCTACCTGAAGCGCCGGCACCTGGCGGAGGTGCCCCGTGGGACGCTGCCCCTGCACGCGCTGCGGCGACCCGGCACGGGGGGCGGCTACCGCATGGATGGCTGGGGCGGCCCCGAGGAGCTGGGCCTGGCTCCCGCGCCCCACCCTCGGCGCGTCATGTCCCAGGAGCACCTGCTGGGCGACGGGGGCCGGTCGCGCTACGAGTTCACGCTGCCGCGCGCGCGCCTCGTGTCCCAGGAGCATCTCCTCCTGTCGTCGCCCGAGGCCCTGCGCCAGAGCCGCGAGCACCTCCTGTCGCCGCCGCGCAGCCCCGCGCTGCCCCCCGAGCCCTCCGCGCGAGCCAGCCTGGCCGCCTCCCACTCCAACCTGCTGCTGGGGCCCGGGGGACCCCCCACGCCGCTGCACGGCCTGCCGCCGCCACCCGGACTGCACGCGCACCACCACCACGCCCTGCACGGCTCGCCGCAGCCCGCCTGGATGTCAGACgccggcgggggtgggggcacgCTGGCCCGCAGGCCGCCCTTCCAGCGCCAGGGCACGCTGGAGCAGCTGCAGTTCATCCCCGGCCATCACCTGCCCCAACACCTCCGCACGGCCAGCAAGAACGAGGTGACTGTCTGA